A DNA window from Pseudomonas sp. GD03919 contains the following coding sequences:
- a CDS encoding acyltransferase — protein MLHFLPAPLRGLIASLLLALNTLFWCWPLFFVALLKLLLPFAPIQRALRFVMHGIAESWIGLNKFWMRLVGRIDWQVQGLERFDTRHSYLVTSNHQSWVDILVLQYLLNRRMPLLKFFLKQELIWVPVIGLCWWALEFPFMKRFSKEYLAKHPEKRGQDLATTRKACARYKSNPVAVFNFLEGTRLTPAKHAQQQSPFKHLLKPKAGGIAFVLDAMGEQLHAIVNVTIHYPHGVPGFWDLLCGRLDAVQVNFRQVDIPREFIGRNYDQDDDYRLAFQQWVNRLWEEKDAELAALHQQA, from the coding sequence ATGCTGCACTTTCTTCCCGCGCCGCTGCGCGGCCTGATCGCGAGCCTGCTGCTGGCACTGAACACCCTGTTCTGGTGCTGGCCGCTGTTTTTCGTCGCCCTGCTCAAACTGCTATTGCCCTTCGCGCCGATACAACGGGCGCTGCGCTTCGTCATGCATGGCATCGCCGAAAGCTGGATCGGCCTCAACAAATTCTGGATGCGCCTGGTGGGTCGTATCGACTGGCAGGTCCAGGGGCTTGAACGCTTCGATACCCGCCACTCCTACCTGGTCACCAGCAACCACCAGAGCTGGGTGGACATTCTGGTGCTGCAGTACCTGCTCAACCGGCGCATGCCACTGCTGAAATTCTTCCTCAAGCAGGAGTTGATCTGGGTACCGGTGATCGGTCTGTGCTGGTGGGCGCTGGAGTTTCCCTTCATGAAGCGCTTCAGCAAGGAGTACCTGGCCAAGCACCCGGAAAAACGCGGCCAGGATCTGGCCACCACACGCAAGGCCTGTGCACGCTACAAGAGCAATCCGGTGGCGGTGTTCAACTTCCTCGAAGGCACACGCCTGACGCCGGCCAAACATGCCCAGCAACAGTCGCCGTTCAAGCATTTGCTCAAGCCCAAGGCTGGCGGTATCGCCTTCGTGCTCGACGCCATGGGTGAACAGCTGCACGCCATCGTCAACGTCACCATCCACTACCCCCATGGCGTACCCGGTTTCTGGGATCTGCTCTGTGGGCGCCTGGATGCCGTGCAGGTGAACTTCAGGCAGGTCGATATCCCCCGCGAGTTCATCGGCCGCAACTACGACCAGGACGATGACTACCGCCTGGCTTTCCAGCAGTGGGTCAACCGTCTGTGGGAAGAGAAGGACGCCGAACTCGCGGCTTTGCATCAGCAAGCCTAA
- a CDS encoding OmpA family protein: MPRLSLIAACSAALLLAGCASQNPYDQSAPSSNRTATYGGLGALAGAAAGALINHDNRGKGALIGAAVGGAAGAGYGYYADRQEAELRRQMQGTGVEVQRQGDVIQLIMPGNITFATDSAEIASSFYAPLNNLANSFRQYNQNSIEVVGHTDSTGSHSYNMSLSQRRAQSVASYLIAQGVDGSRVSTRGMGPDQPVASNATAEGRAQNRRVEVTLRPLPGVQ; encoded by the coding sequence ATGCCCCGTCTATCCCTGATCGCTGCTTGCTCCGCTGCACTGCTGCTGGCCGGCTGTGCCTCGCAGAATCCTTATGACCAGAGCGCCCCGAGTTCGAACAGGACGGCCACCTATGGCGGTCTGGGCGCCCTGGCCGGCGCTGCCGCTGGCGCCCTGATCAATCACGACAACCGCGGCAAGGGCGCGCTGATCGGCGCTGCGGTGGGCGGTGCGGCCGGTGCCGGTTATGGCTACTACGCCGACAGGCAGGAGGCCGAGCTGCGCCGGCAGATGCAGGGCACCGGGGTCGAGGTGCAGCGCCAGGGTGACGTCATCCAGCTGATCATGCCCGGCAACATCACCTTCGCCACCGATTCGGCAGAAATCGCCAGCAGCTTCTACGCCCCGCTGAACAACCTGGCCAACTCCTTCCGTCAGTACAACCAGAACAGCATCGAGGTGGTCGGCCATACCGACAGCACCGGCTCGCACAGCTACAACATGAGCCTGTCGCAGCGTCGCGCGCAGAGCGTGGCCAGCTATCTGATCGCCCAGGGCGTGGATGGCAGCCGGGTCAGCACGCGTGGCATGGGGCCTGACCAGCCGGTGGCGAGCAATGCCACTGCCGAAGGGCGTGCACAAAACCGTCGTGTCGAGGTCACCCTGCGGCCGCTGCCGGGCGTGCAGTGA
- a CDS encoding DUF3565 domain-containing protein, translated as MRKRNERASLTKAGLDCDPSPDKRAVRIVDFRQDEHGDWVAVLSCGHTQHVRHRPPWQNRPWVLDPEQRQARLGSPFVCGWCAGERSHDEFKEI; from the coding sequence TTGCGAAAGAGAAATGAACGAGCAAGTCTAACCAAGGCCGGCCTGGATTGCGACCCGAGCCCGGACAAACGGGCTGTGCGTATCGTTGATTTTCGTCAGGACGAGCACGGCGACTGGGTGGCAGTCTTGTCCTGTGGTCACACTCAGCATGTGCGCCACCGACCACCCTGGCAGAATCGGCCCTGGGTACTCGACCCCGAACAGCGCCAGGCCAGACTGGGCAGCCCCTTCGTCTGCGGCTGGTGTGCCGGGGAGCGGTCGCACGATGAATTCAAGGAAATCTAA
- a CDS encoding LuxR C-terminal-related transcriptional regulator, translating to MTDLSRSPGCPFTPATPLEARFYRPPLPEGHVPRPRLCERLEEGLQGRLLLVSAPAGFGKSSLAIEFCERLPDHWHSLWLGLSERDHDPGRFLERLLQGLQQFHPGLGEDALSLLKMRQRHQPFAFEQWLDGLLDELTQRLDDGQPLLLVLDDYHLAQGPVLDRCLQFFLNHLPPGVLLLVTSRQRPDWHLARLRLSRQLLELNEQDLRLTAAELDALLASQGACLERQQAIGILQRSEGWIAGLRLWLLALEEHRDAGDGLRLYGGDGLIRDYLLEEVIERQPADVQHFLYDTACLERFCAELCDAVRDSHDSAAIIRQLQANQVFLVPLDEQGHWFRYHHLFSDLLNARPAERLSHSRGHAHLRACRWFTAQGMLDDAIEQALLAGQVDVAASLVQNLSEEQMLAEQNIAMLLRWKTNLPDDLLASTPRLIMIYGWALALACQLDAAQELLGQLGRFLPAADATTQRSMLAQWQALDGVIARGRGDGERAEQQCSEALACLPVERYGPHYMCLSTLSNLAVVRGDLWRARGLNRDALELAQRIGNPLFEALAHYERARVLQARSEIARAQDEVHQGLLLAQRLPAQRHYSVRARLTIYEGYLLSLRLQPQAAEQVRAGVAEARACRDVAALIGYCVLASLEGREGRSAEAFALLGEAERLMHIWDVPAIYYLAMITLMKCELWLRQGQVELAAAWLPQLAETYGEQGRALAPEFHPQLALHIDLQLAALERLTGGLEQAERRLRALQQRAHGLGGQLVGLMAQAQLAQLLKQTGREREARELLDNCLDLAQGGALLPFVELLQHQPQWLRESLRGRGASCQVRDSLLAALPQEQPVAESPEPEAGAPSERLSTRELAVLQLIARGYSNQQISERLFISLHTVKTHARHINSKLDVERRTQAVARAKALGLLH from the coding sequence ATGACAGACCTTTCTCGCTCGCCAGGTTGCCCTTTTACGCCGGCCACGCCGTTGGAAGCGCGTTTCTATCGTCCTCCGCTGCCTGAGGGGCATGTGCCGCGCCCCCGGCTGTGCGAGCGTCTCGAAGAGGGACTGCAGGGGCGCCTGTTACTGGTTAGTGCTCCGGCAGGGTTTGGCAAGAGTTCTCTGGCTATCGAATTTTGTGAGCGCTTACCCGATCACTGGCACAGCCTCTGGCTCGGGCTCAGTGAACGCGACCATGATCCGGGGCGTTTTCTCGAGCGTTTGCTGCAGGGCTTGCAGCAGTTTCACCCTGGTCTGGGCGAGGATGCTCTCAGCCTGCTGAAAATGCGCCAGCGTCACCAGCCCTTCGCCTTCGAGCAATGGCTCGACGGTTTGCTCGATGAGCTCACTCAACGCCTTGACGATGGTCAGCCGCTGTTGCTGGTGCTGGATGACTATCACCTGGCGCAGGGTCCGGTGCTCGATCGTTGCCTGCAATTCTTCCTCAATCATCTGCCGCCTGGTGTATTGCTATTGGTCACCAGCCGCCAGCGTCCTGACTGGCATCTGGCCCGTTTGCGCCTGTCACGGCAATTGCTCGAGTTGAACGAGCAGGATCTGCGCCTCACGGCTGCCGAGCTCGATGCCCTGCTGGCGAGTCAGGGCGCGTGCCTGGAGCGGCAGCAAGCTATCGGCATTCTGCAGCGCAGCGAGGGCTGGATTGCCGGTTTGCGCCTCTGGCTGCTGGCGCTCGAAGAGCACAGGGACGCTGGCGATGGGCTGCGGTTGTACGGTGGTGACGGGCTGATTCGTGACTACCTGCTTGAGGAGGTCATCGAGCGTCAGCCCGCTGATGTGCAGCACTTTCTTTACGATACCGCCTGCCTGGAACGCTTTTGCGCTGAGCTGTGCGATGCCGTGCGGGACAGCCATGACAGTGCCGCGATCATCCGACAGTTGCAGGCCAATCAGGTCTTTCTGGTGCCACTCGACGAGCAGGGGCACTGGTTCCGTTACCACCACCTGTTTTCCGATCTGCTCAATGCCCGCCCGGCCGAGCGTCTGAGTCATTCCCGCGGCCATGCTCACCTGCGAGCCTGTCGCTGGTTCACGGCGCAGGGCATGCTCGACGATGCCATCGAACAGGCGCTGCTGGCGGGGCAGGTGGATGTGGCCGCCAGCCTGGTGCAGAACCTCTCCGAAGAGCAGATGCTGGCCGAGCAGAACATTGCCATGCTGCTGCGCTGGAAAACCAATCTGCCGGACGATTTGCTGGCCAGCACGCCACGTTTGATCATGATCTACGGCTGGGCGCTGGCACTGGCCTGTCAGCTTGATGCTGCGCAGGAGTTGCTCGGTCAGCTCGGGCGATTCCTGCCGGCGGCCGATGCCACGACCCAGCGCAGCATGCTGGCCCAGTGGCAGGCGCTCGATGGTGTCATCGCGCGTGGCCGTGGTGATGGCGAGCGTGCCGAGCAGCAGTGCAGCGAGGCGCTTGCATGCCTGCCTGTGGAACGTTACGGCCCCCATTACATGTGTCTGTCCACCCTGTCCAATCTGGCCGTGGTGCGGGGGGATCTCTGGCGCGCACGCGGGCTCAATCGTGACGCCTTGGAGTTGGCGCAGCGCATCGGTAATCCACTGTTCGAAGCCCTGGCGCACTATGAACGCGCTCGGGTGTTGCAGGCTCGCAGCGAAATAGCGCGGGCGCAGGATGAGGTGCACCAGGGCTTGCTGCTGGCGCAGCGTCTGCCAGCCCAGCGGCATTACTCGGTACGGGCACGCCTGACCATTTACGAGGGCTATCTGCTCAGCCTGCGACTGCAGCCTCAAGCCGCCGAACAGGTGCGCGCCGGGGTTGCTGAAGCCAGGGCCTGTCGCGATGTCGCGGCGCTGATCGGTTACTGCGTGCTCGCCAGCCTGGAAGGCCGTGAAGGCCGCTCTGCCGAGGCATTTGCCCTGCTCGGTGAGGCCGAGCGGCTGATGCATATCTGGGATGTGCCGGCGATTTATTATTTGGCGATGATCACCCTGATGAAGTGCGAGTTGTGGTTACGCCAGGGCCAGGTTGAACTGGCCGCCGCCTGGCTACCGCAACTGGCGGAAACCTATGGCGAGCAAGGGCGTGCCCTGGCTCCCGAGTTTCACCCGCAACTGGCATTGCACATCGACTTGCAACTGGCGGCTCTGGAGCGCCTGACCGGCGGGCTGGAGCAGGCCGAGCGCCGCCTGCGGGCGTTGCAGCAGCGAGCCCACGGGCTGGGAGGGCAACTGGTGGGGCTGATGGCGCAGGCTCAGCTCGCGCAGTTGCTTAAGCAGACTGGCCGTGAGCGAGAGGCCCGTGAGTTGCTCGACAATTGCCTGGACCTGGCTCAGGGTGGCGCGCTGCTGCCTTTCGTCGAGTTGCTGCAGCACCAGCCGCAGTGGCTACGAGAGAGCCTGCGGGGGCGGGGTGCATCATGTCAGGTTCGGGATAGCCTGCTTGCTGCACTGCCACAGGAGCAGCCGGTTGCGGAGTCACCCGAGCCCGAGGCAGGAGCGCCGAGCGAAAGGCTCAGTACGCGTGAACTGGCTGTCTTGCAGCTGATCGCCCGTGGCTACTCGAACCAGCAGATCAGCGAACGCCTGTTCATCTCCCTGCATACGGTCAAGACCCATGCGCGGCACATCAACAGCAAGCTCGATGTCGAGCGCCGCACTCAGGCCGTGGCACGCGCCAAGGCGCTTGGCCTGTTGCACTGA
- a CDS encoding MBL fold metallo-hydrolase, whose amino-acid sequence MTTTERPALIRETFPVGPLQCNCTIIGDPVTKKAIVVDPGGNPDLIMARLEAHGLKVVSIIHTHAHLDHFLASGQMKEKTGATLHLHKEDQFLWDNLEMQCRMFGVPYTPVPAPDQWLADDEELACGCGVALHTPGHTPGSMSFWFADAKLLIAGDTLFRRGIGRTDLWGGDYATIERSIRQRLYRLDEDATVVTGHGPDTRLGDEMRENPFIRA is encoded by the coding sequence ATGACTACCACCGAACGCCCCGCCCTGATCCGTGAAACCTTCCCCGTCGGCCCTTTGCAGTGTAACTGCACGATCATTGGCGATCCCGTGACGAAGAAGGCCATCGTGGTCGATCCGGGCGGTAATCCCGATCTGATCATGGCGCGTCTGGAGGCCCATGGCCTCAAGGTGGTGAGCATCATTCACACGCACGCCCATCTCGATCACTTCCTTGCGTCCGGGCAGATGAAGGAGAAGACCGGCGCCACGCTGCACCTGCACAAGGAGGATCAGTTCCTCTGGGACAACCTGGAGATGCAGTGCCGCATGTTCGGCGTGCCCTACACGCCGGTGCCGGCGCCGGACCAGTGGCTGGCCGATGACGAGGAGCTGGCCTGCGGCTGTGGTGTAGCCCTGCACACGCCCGGGCACACGCCGGGTTCGATGAGCTTCTGGTTCGCCGATGCCAAGCTGCTGATCGCCGGTGACACCCTGTTCCGTCGCGGTATCGGCCGTACCGACCTGTGGGGCGGCGACTACGCCACCATCGAGCGTTCGATCAGGCAGCGCCTGTATCGCCTCGACGAGGACGCGACCGTGGTCACCGGCCATGGCCCGGACACGCGCCTGGGCGACGAGATGCGCGAGAACCCGTTTATCCGTGCCTGA
- a CDS encoding FKBP-type peptidyl-prolyl cis-trans isomerase produces the protein MLIAANKAVSIDYTLTNDAGEVIDSSAGGAPLVYLHGAGNIIAGLEKALVGKKAGDDVEVSVEPEEAYGEYSAELVATLSRAMFEGVDTLEVGMQFHASGPDGSMQIVTIRDIDGDDVTVDGNHPLAGQRLNFKVTVVSVRDASEEEVAHGHIHGEGGHHH, from the coding sequence ATGCTGATCGCCGCCAACAAGGCTGTCTCCATCGACTATACCCTGACCAACGATGCCGGTGAGGTGATCGACAGCTCCGCTGGCGGCGCGCCACTGGTTTATCTGCATGGTGCCGGCAACATCATCGCCGGTCTGGAAAAGGCTCTGGTCGGCAAGAAAGCCGGTGACGACGTCGAAGTCTCCGTCGAGCCGGAAGAAGCCTACGGCGAATACAGCGCCGAGCTGGTTGCCACTCTGAGCCGCGCCATGTTCGAAGGCGTCGACACCCTGGAAGTCGGCATGCAGTTCCATGCCTCCGGCCCGGACGGCAGCATGCAGATCGTCACCATCCGCGATATCGATGGCGACGACGTGACCGTCGACGGCAACCACCCACTGGCCGGCCAGCGCCTGAACTTCAAGGTCACGGTGGTAAGCGTGCGTGACGCCAGCGAAGAGGAAGTGGCTCACGGTCACATCCACGGCGAAGGTGGTCACCACCACTGA
- the pta gene encoding phosphate acetyltransferase, whose amino-acid sequence MHTFFIAPTGFGVGLTSISLGLVGALERSGLKVGFFKPIAQPHAGDLGPERSSELIARTHGLHSPKPLPLSHVERMLGDGQLDELLEEIISLYQQAAVDKDVVIVEGMVPTRHASYAARVNFHLAKSLDADVILVSAPEDESLTELSDRIEIQAQLFGGPKDPKVLGVILNKVRSEDGIEAFAERLQEFSPLLKTEDFRLLGCIPWQDELNAPRTKDIAELLGARILNAGDYEQRRMLKIVLCARAVANSVQLLKPGTLVVTPGDRDDIILSASLAAMNGVPLAGLLLCSDFAPDPRIMELCQGALASGLPVMTVSTGSYDTATHLNRLNKEIPLDDRERAEKVADFVAGHIDHDWLTTRCGTPRELRMSPPAFRYQLVQRAKAAAKRIVLPEGSEPRTVQAAAICQARGIARCVLLAKPEEVHAVARAQGIELPDGLEILDPDLIRGRYIEPMVELRKGKGLNAPMAEAQLEDTVVLGTMMLALDEVDGLVSGAIHTTANTIRPALQLIKTAPGYNLVSSVFFMLLPDQVLVYGDCAVNPDPNAEQLAEIALQSADSAQAFGIPPRVAMISYSTGDSGSGEEVEKVRAATRLAREKRPDLLLDGPLQYDAAAIESVGRQKAPNSPVAGRATVFVFPDLNTGNTTYKAVQRSADCISVGPMLQGLRKPVNDLSRGALVDDIVFTIALTAIQAANLPN is encoded by the coding sequence ATGCATACCTTCTTCATCGCCCCCACCGGTTTCGGTGTCGGCCTTACCTCCATCAGCCTCGGCCTGGTCGGTGCGCTGGAGCGCAGCGGTCTCAAGGTCGGCTTCTTCAAGCCCATCGCCCAGCCGCATGCCGGCGACCTCGGCCCGGAGCGCTCCAGCGAACTGATCGCCCGCACCCATGGCCTGCACTCGCCCAAGCCGCTGCCGCTGAGCCATGTCGAGCGCATGCTCGGCGACGGCCAACTGGATGAATTGCTGGAAGAGATCATCAGCCTCTATCAGCAGGCCGCCGTCGACAAGGACGTGGTCATCGTCGAAGGCATGGTGCCAACGCGCCACGCCAGCTACGCCGCGCGGGTCAACTTCCACCTGGCCAAGAGCCTGGATGCCGACGTGATTCTGGTCAGCGCACCGGAGGATGAGAGCCTCACCGAGCTGTCGGATCGTATCGAGATCCAGGCGCAGCTGTTCGGCGGCCCGAAGGATCCCAAGGTACTCGGCGTGATCCTCAACAAGGTGCGCAGCGAAGACGGCATCGAGGCCTTCGCCGAACGCCTGCAGGAGTTCTCGCCGCTGCTCAAGACCGAGGACTTCCGCCTGCTCGGCTGCATTCCCTGGCAGGACGAGCTGAACGCACCGCGCACCAAAGACATTGCCGAGCTGCTCGGCGCACGCATCCTCAATGCCGGCGACTACGAACAGCGGCGCATGCTGAAGATCGTGCTCTGTGCCCGCGCCGTGGCCAACAGCGTGCAGTTGCTCAAGCCCGGCACCCTGGTGGTGACACCCGGGGACCGCGACGACATCATCCTCTCCGCCAGCCTGGCGGCGATGAATGGCGTGCCGCTGGCCGGTCTGCTGCTGTGCAGCGATTTCGCCCCGGATCCGCGCATCATGGAGCTGTGCCAGGGTGCCCTGGCCAGCGGCCTGCCGGTGATGACCGTCAGCACCGGCTCCTACGACACCGCCACTCACCTCAACCGCCTGAACAAGGAAATCCCGCTGGATGACCGTGAACGCGCGGAAAAGGTTGCCGACTTCGTCGCCGGGCATATCGATCACGACTGGCTGACCACCCGCTGCGGCACGCCCCGCGAGCTGCGCATGTCGCCACCGGCGTTCCGTTACCAACTGGTGCAACGGGCCAAGGCAGCGGCCAAGCGCATTGTCCTGCCCGAGGGCAGCGAACCACGCACCGTTCAGGCGGCCGCCATCTGCCAGGCACGCGGCATTGCCCGCTGCGTGCTGCTGGCCAAGCCGGAAGAGGTGCATGCAGTCGCCCGCGCGCAAGGTATCGAGCTGCCGGATGGTCTGGAAATTCTCGACCCGGACCTGATTCGCGGTCGCTACATCGAGCCGATGGTCGAGCTGCGCAAGGGCAAGGGCCTCAACGCGCCGATGGCCGAGGCGCAACTGGAAGACACCGTGGTGCTCGGCACCATGATGCTGGCACTGGACGAGGTGGACGGCCTGGTCTCCGGCGCCATTCACACCACCGCCAACACCATTCGCCCGGCGCTGCAGCTGATCAAAACTGCACCGGGTTACAACCTGGTGTCCTCGGTGTTCTTCATGCTGTTGCCGGATCAGGTGCTGGTGTATGGCGACTGCGCGGTGAACCCGGACCCGAACGCCGAGCAACTGGCGGAGATCGCCCTGCAAAGCGCTGACTCGGCGCAGGCCTTCGGCATTCCGCCGCGGGTGGCCATGATCAGCTACTCCACCGGCGACTCCGGCAGCGGTGAGGAGGTGGAAAAGGTACGGGCCGCGACCCGCCTGGCTCGCGAGAAACGCCCGGACCTGCTGCTCGACGGCCCACTGCAGTACGACGCCGCGGCCATCGAGAGCGTCGGCCGGCAGAAGGCACCCAACAGCCCGGTGGCCGGCCGCGCCACGGTGTTCGTGTTCCCCGACCTGAACACCGGCAACACCACCTACAAGGCGGTGCAGCGCAGCGCCGACTGCATCAGCGTCGGGCCGATGCTGCAGGGGCTGCGCAAGCCGGTAAACGACCTGTCGCGCGGTGCGCTGGTCGACGACATCGTCTTCACCATCGCACTGACGGCGATTCAGGCGGCCAATCTGCCGAACTGA
- a CDS encoding OmpA family protein produces the protein MKTRRNLIAATAVMALLAGCTTNPYTGESQASKAGIYGGIGAATGAVIGAATSSKKDRTKGALIGAAVGGAAGGGYGYYVDTQEAKLRQTLQGTGVQVQRNGDDLKLIMPGNITFASNSADISSSFYPTLNSLVLVFKEFDKNGVNIVGHTDSTGSQELNQSLSQRRAQSVANYLTANGVPGQRISAYGAGPSQPIASNATEAGRAQNRRVEINLRPL, from the coding sequence ATGAAGACCAGGCGTAATCTGATCGCAGCCACTGCGGTCATGGCCCTGTTGGCTGGCTGTACCACCAATCCCTATACCGGCGAAAGCCAGGCTAGCAAGGCCGGTATCTATGGCGGCATCGGCGCTGCGACCGGGGCCGTGATCGGCGCGGCCACCTCGAGCAAGAAGGACCGTACCAAGGGCGCGCTGATCGGTGCGGCTGTCGGCGGCGCCGCCGGTGGTGGTTATGGCTATTACGTCGACACCCAGGAGGCCAAGCTGCGTCAGACCCTGCAGGGGACTGGCGTGCAGGTGCAGCGCAACGGCGATGACCTGAAGCTGATCATGCCGGGCAACATCACCTTCGCCAGCAACTCGGCGGATATTTCCAGCAGCTTCTACCCGACCCTCAATTCGCTGGTGCTGGTGTTCAAGGAATTCGACAAGAACGGCGTGAACATCGTCGGCCACACCGACAGCACCGGCTCCCAGGAGCTGAACCAGAGCCTGTCGCAGCGTCGCGCGCAGAGCGTGGCCAACTACCTGACCGCCAACGGCGTCCCCGGGCAGCGCATCTCCGCGTACGGCGCCGGCCCGAGCCAGCCGATCGCCAGCAACGCCACCGAAGCGGGGCGCGCGCAAAATCGCCGCGTCGAGATCAACCTGCGTCCGCTTTAA
- a CDS encoding acetate kinase: protein MPARNILVINCGSSSIKFALVNEAQEHFPLSGLAERLGSPEAILHWQQGDERDSLVIAGADHRLALSHLLPIVQRVAAGELHGIGHRVVHGGEYFSGATRLDTISLQAIRQVAPLAPLHNPANLLGIEAAMKLFPGLMQVAVFDTAFHQSLPEHAYRYAVPAALYREHGVRRYGFHGTSHRYVSQQAAQMTGLPPEASSWLVAHLGNGCSTCAVENGHSRDTSMGLTPLEGLVMGTRSGDVDPNLHSHLARTLGWSLEQIDAMLNKDSGLLGLSGLSNDMRTLEQAREQGHAGATLAIEVFCYRLAKSLAAMSCALRRLDGLIFTGGIGENSALIRSKTLDHLGLLGFTLDPAANARCIRGVGGPIQAAHGPRILVVPTNEERQIALDTLALLD, encoded by the coding sequence ATGCCTGCACGCAACATTCTGGTGATCAACTGCGGCAGTTCGTCGATCAAGTTCGCCTTGGTCAACGAAGCCCAGGAGCACTTCCCCCTCAGTGGCCTGGCCGAACGCCTGGGCAGCCCCGAAGCCATCCTGCACTGGCAGCAGGGTGATGAGCGCGACAGCCTGGTGATTGCCGGCGCCGACCATCGCCTGGCGCTGTCGCACCTGCTGCCTATCGTGCAGCGCGTCGCCGCTGGCGAACTGCATGGCATCGGCCATCGCGTGGTACACGGCGGCGAGTATTTCTCCGGGGCCACGCGCCTGGACACTATCAGCCTGCAGGCTATCCGCCAGGTCGCGCCGCTGGCGCCCCTGCACAACCCCGCCAACCTGCTGGGCATCGAAGCGGCGATGAAGCTGTTTCCCGGCCTGATGCAGGTTGCCGTGTTCGATACCGCCTTCCACCAGAGTCTGCCCGAACACGCCTATCGCTACGCCGTACCGGCCGCGCTGTACCGTGAGCATGGTGTGCGCCGCTACGGTTTTCATGGCACCAGCCATCGCTACGTCAGCCAGCAAGCGGCACAGATGACCGGTCTGCCGCCAGAGGCCAGCAGTTGGCTGGTGGCCCACCTGGGCAATGGCTGCTCGACCTGCGCCGTGGAGAATGGCCACAGCCGCGATACCAGCATGGGCCTGACCCCCCTGGAAGGCCTGGTGATGGGCACGCGCAGCGGTGACGTCGACCCCAACCTGCACAGCCACCTGGCGCGTACCCTGGGCTGGAGCCTGGAGCAGATCGACGCCATGCTCAACAAGGACAGCGGCCTGCTCGGCCTGTCCGGTCTGTCCAACGACATGCGCACCCTGGAACAGGCCCGCGAACAGGGCCACGCCGGCGCCACGCTGGCCATCGAGGTGTTCTGCTACCGCCTGGCCAAGTCGCTGGCGGCGATGAGTTGTGCGCTGCGCCGGCTCGACGGCCTGATCTTCACCGGCGGTATCGGCGAGAACTCGGCGCTGATCCGCAGCAAGACGCTCGACCACCTCGGCCTGCTCGGCTTTACCCTCGACCCTGCGGCCAATGCGCGCTGCATTCGTGGCGTCGGCGGGCCGATCCAGGCAGCGCACGGCCCACGGATACTGGTGGTGCCAACCAACGAAGAGCGGCAGATCGCCCTCGATACCCTTGCCCTGCTCGACTGA